In Streptomyces sp. NBC_00878, a single window of DNA contains:
- a CDS encoding AraC family transcriptional regulator has protein sequence MYHTWMRFFSPGPAHHKLGLVCLGVGLQYGALPTVGPRTLDHHVAVLVSAGRGWFRTVDGRCTAVTAPALLWLTPGVPHHYAPDPETGWDEAFVDFTGPTTDTYTELGYIEPARPVVPLSDAGPARATVGRIARAARRGNPLLEVETSAAVHELLVTLRRARADTAPDGEPVLQALARDAFKPLSVADHAARHGMTPAELRTAVRRGAGCSPKDYLLGIRLGRAKELLAATELPVAAVARRVGYDDPAYFSRLFTRRVGTAPVRFRDQQGRTVPGGWSNQVPDPDDPPMLHSPGTR, from the coding sequence ATGTACCACACCTGGATGCGGTTCTTCTCCCCTGGACCCGCTCACCACAAGCTCGGTCTCGTCTGCCTCGGCGTCGGCCTCCAGTACGGGGCACTGCCCACCGTCGGCCCCCGCACCCTCGACCACCACGTGGCCGTCCTGGTCAGCGCAGGCCGCGGCTGGTTCCGTACCGTCGACGGGCGGTGCACGGCCGTCACCGCGCCCGCCCTGCTCTGGCTCACCCCCGGCGTGCCCCACCACTACGCGCCCGACCCCGAGACCGGCTGGGACGAGGCCTTCGTCGACTTCACCGGGCCCACCACCGACACGTACACCGAACTCGGCTACATCGAACCGGCCCGGCCCGTCGTGCCCCTCTCCGACGCGGGCCCGGCCCGCGCCACCGTCGGCCGCATCGCCCGCGCCGCCCGCCGCGGCAACCCCCTCCTGGAGGTCGAGACCAGCGCCGCCGTCCACGAACTCCTCGTCACGCTGCGCCGCGCCCGCGCCGACACCGCCCCCGACGGCGAACCGGTCCTCCAGGCCCTCGCCCGCGACGCCTTCAAGCCGCTCTCCGTCGCCGACCACGCCGCCCGGCACGGCATGACCCCCGCCGAACTGCGCACCGCCGTCCGCCGCGGCGCCGGCTGCAGCCCCAAGGACTACCTCCTCGGCATCCGCCTCGGCCGCGCCAAGGAACTCCTCGCCGCCACCGAACTCCCCGTCGCCGCGGTGGCCAGACGCGTCGGCTACGACGACCCGGCCTACTTCTCCCGCCTGTTCACCCGCCGCGTCGGCACGGCACCCGTGCGCTTCCGGGACCAACAGGGACGTACGGTCCCCGGCGGCTGGAGCAACCAGGTCCCCGACCCCGACGATCCGCCGATGCTCCACTCCCCGGGAACACGGTGA
- a CDS encoding chorismate mutase encodes MTTSNTGYADGVDPAVRAELARLRESIDNIDAAVVHMLAERFKCTQQVGLLKAAHQLPPADPSREAQQIARLRDLAENARLDPAFAEKLLNFIIAEVIRHHESIADSAESAESGE; translated from the coding sequence ATGACCACCAGCAACACCGGCTACGCGGACGGCGTCGACCCGGCCGTCCGCGCCGAACTCGCCCGGCTGCGCGAGAGCATCGACAACATCGACGCCGCCGTCGTCCACATGCTCGCCGAACGCTTCAAGTGCACGCAGCAGGTCGGCCTCCTCAAGGCCGCCCACCAGCTGCCGCCCGCCGACCCGTCCCGCGAGGCCCAGCAGATCGCCCGGCTGCGCGACCTCGCCGAAAACGCCAGACTCGACCCGGCGTTCGCGGAGAAACTCCTCAACTTCATCATCGCCGAGGTCATCCGCCACCACGAGAGCATCGCGGACAGCGCCGAAAGCGCCGAAAGCGGGGAATGA
- a CDS encoding two-component system response regulator produces the protein MPPDAKILIVDDHEETLYALESALAPLGYHLTRATSGDDALKEVLRGHVGLLLLDVRMPGVSGLDVVRYMRGVEQTQLIPIILVTGFGPDAELTATAYRLGVADLVMKPIDPWSLRIKVRYLYDSHQRYRSLEREVRDLRALVKEQPPAARYVGPGT, from the coding sequence ATGCCGCCGGATGCCAAGATCCTCATAGTCGACGACCATGAGGAAACGCTCTACGCCCTGGAAAGCGCCCTGGCCCCGCTCGGTTACCACCTGACGCGGGCGACCAGCGGCGACGACGCGCTGAAGGAAGTCCTGCGCGGCCACGTCGGCCTGCTCCTCCTCGACGTCCGCATGCCCGGCGTCAGCGGCCTCGACGTGGTCCGCTACATGCGAGGCGTGGAGCAGACCCAGCTCATCCCGATCATCCTGGTCACCGGCTTCGGCCCCGACGCCGAACTCACCGCCACCGCCTACCGCCTGGGCGTCGCCGACCTCGTCATGAAACCCATCGACCCCTGGTCCCTGCGCATCAAGGTCCGCTACCTGTACGACTCCCACCAGCGCTACCGGTCACTGGAACGGGAAGTACGCGATCTCCGGGCCCTGGTGAAGGAACAGCCCCCCGCCGCACGCTACGTGGGCCCGGGGACGTAA
- the pepN gene encoding aminopeptidase N — translation MAPMSVLTRDEAQTRAKLLDVHRYQIELDLTRGDEIFDSRTVIRFTTRADGDTFVELKPAELRSVTLDGHPLDLDTLSLDENRLPLKDLTAGEHELRIDTAMRYSRTGEGMHRFTDPTDGETYVYTQLFMDDVQRVFAAFDQPDLKAVFELTATAPEGWTVLANGITERQEDGSWRAAATPLISTYLVAVAAGPWHSVRTEHRGLPFGIHCRRSLAPHLDTDADELFEITRQCYDRYHEKFEEPYPFDSYDQAFVPEFNAGAMENPGLVTFRDEFVYRSAVTDTERQTRAMVIAHEMAHMWFGDLVTLRWWDDIWLNESFAEYMGYQTLTEATRFTDTWTDFGIVRKAWGYDADQRPSTHPVAPDPEAVPDTASAMLNFDGISYAKGASALRQLVAWLGEKDFLAGINTHFARHKFANATLADFIESLAAATERDVHAWADAWLRTTGVDTLTASVTAEPGEWTLALDRAGSRPHRVTIGVYDRDLSDGRTLTLRERYERDVPQQPAAEPRPGTRPALVVPNDHDLTYTKLRLDDVSKETALRGISGVPDALTRAVLWNTLRDMVRDGDLDPAAYLDTARAHLPEERDLAVVQGVLTFATTQVANRYLPAHERPTALATLTSLCRDLVRRTEDGDHPGLRLIAVRHLIDVAAQPDTISAWFSEGTVPGGPELDPELRWRILGRLAVLGAIDDAVIDTELVQDPSATGQEGAARCRAALPDPVAKRAAWDSMFTTDDLSNYLFIATAQGFWQPEQTDLVRQYVDLYWTDATAVAARRGPAIADAAGRWAFPAYAITPETLRAGEQCLTETTPIPALRRKLTDQLDDLARALRVRES, via the coding sequence ATGGCACCTATGTCCGTACTGACGCGCGACGAAGCGCAGACCCGTGCCAAGCTCCTCGACGTCCACCGCTACCAGATCGAACTCGATCTCACGCGCGGCGACGAGATCTTCGACTCCCGTACCGTCATCCGCTTCACCACCCGCGCGGACGGGGACACCTTCGTCGAGCTCAAGCCCGCCGAACTGCGCTCCGTCACCCTCGACGGCCACCCCCTCGACCTGGACACCCTCTCCCTGGACGAGAACCGGCTGCCGCTCAAGGACCTCACGGCCGGCGAGCACGAACTGCGCATCGACACCGCCATGCGCTACTCCCGCACCGGCGAGGGCATGCACCGCTTCACCGACCCCACCGACGGCGAGACGTACGTCTACACGCAGCTGTTCATGGACGATGTCCAGCGAGTCTTCGCGGCCTTCGACCAGCCCGACCTCAAGGCTGTCTTCGAACTGACCGCGACGGCCCCCGAAGGCTGGACCGTCCTCGCCAACGGCATCACCGAGCGCCAGGAGGACGGCAGTTGGCGGGCCGCCGCCACCCCACTGATCTCCACCTACCTCGTGGCCGTCGCCGCCGGACCCTGGCACTCCGTACGCACCGAACACCGCGGCCTGCCCTTCGGCATCCACTGCCGCCGCTCACTGGCCCCCCACCTCGACACCGACGCCGACGAACTCTTCGAGATCACCCGCCAGTGCTACGACCGCTACCACGAGAAGTTCGAAGAGCCCTACCCCTTCGACTCCTACGACCAGGCGTTCGTCCCCGAGTTCAACGCCGGCGCCATGGAGAACCCCGGACTCGTCACCTTCCGCGACGAGTTCGTCTACCGCTCCGCCGTCACCGACACCGAACGCCAGACCCGCGCCATGGTCATCGCCCACGAAATGGCCCACATGTGGTTCGGCGACCTCGTCACCCTGCGCTGGTGGGACGACATCTGGCTGAACGAGTCCTTCGCCGAGTACATGGGCTACCAGACCCTCACCGAAGCGACCCGATTCACCGACACCTGGACCGACTTCGGCATCGTCCGCAAGGCCTGGGGCTACGACGCCGACCAGCGCCCCTCCACCCACCCCGTCGCCCCCGACCCCGAGGCCGTCCCCGACACCGCCTCCGCGATGCTCAACTTCGACGGCATCTCCTACGCCAAGGGCGCCTCCGCCCTGCGCCAACTCGTCGCCTGGCTCGGCGAGAAGGACTTCCTCGCCGGCATCAACACCCACTTCGCCCGCCACAAGTTCGCCAACGCCACCCTCGCCGACTTCATCGAATCCCTCGCCGCGGCCACCGAACGCGACGTCCACGCCTGGGCCGACGCCTGGCTGCGCACCACCGGCGTCGACACCCTCACCGCCTCCGTCACCGCCGAACCCGGCGAATGGACCCTCGCCCTCGACCGCGCCGGCAGCCGCCCCCACCGCGTCACCATCGGCGTCTACGACCGCGACCTGAGCGACGGCCGCACACTCACCCTGCGCGAACGGTACGAGAGGGACGTCCCCCAACAGCCCGCCGCCGAGCCCCGCCCCGGCACCCGCCCCGCCCTCGTCGTCCCCAACGACCACGACCTCACCTACACCAAGCTCCGCCTCGACGACGTGTCCAAGGAGACCGCCCTGCGCGGCATCTCCGGCGTCCCCGACGCCCTCACCCGCGCCGTCCTGTGGAACACCCTGCGCGACATGGTCCGCGACGGCGACCTCGACCCCGCCGCCTACCTGGACACCGCCCGCGCCCACCTCCCCGAAGAGCGCGACCTCGCCGTCGTCCAAGGCGTCCTCACCTTCGCCACCACCCAGGTCGCCAACCGCTACCTGCCCGCCCACGAACGGCCCACCGCCCTCGCCACCCTCACCTCCCTGTGCCGCGACCTCGTCCGCCGCACCGAGGACGGCGACCACCCCGGCCTGCGCCTCATCGCCGTACGCCACCTCATCGACGTCGCCGCCCAGCCCGACACCATCAGCGCCTGGTTCTCCGAAGGCACCGTCCCCGGCGGCCCCGAACTCGACCCCGAACTGCGCTGGCGCATCCTCGGCCGCCTCGCCGTCCTCGGCGCCATCGACGACGCCGTCATCGACACCGAACTCGTCCAGGACCCCAGCGCCACCGGCCAGGAAGGCGCCGCCCGCTGCCGGGCCGCGCTCCCCGACCCGGTCGCCAAGCGCGCCGCCTGGGACTCGATGTTCACCACCGACGACCTCTCCAACTACCTCTTCATCGCCACCGCCCAGGGCTTCTGGCAACCCGAACAGACCGACCTCGTACGCCAGTACGTCGACCTCTACTGGACCGACGCGACAGCCGTAGCCGCCCGCCGAGGCCCCGCCATCGCCGACGCGGCGGGCCGCTGGGCGTTCCCGGCCTACGCCATCACCCCGGAAACACTCCGCGCAGGCGAACAATGCCTGACAGAAACGACCCCCATCCCCGCCCTCCGCCGCAAACTCACAGACCAACTGGACGACTTGGCACGGGCGTTGCGAGTACGAGAGTCATAG
- a CDS encoding aminotransferase class V-fold PLP-dependent enzyme, translating to MSPLASGPQGPDTLRPLLTTVLEALQAGAATRDGPLPAGGPEEVAARLREALGDPLPNHGDEDALRTLVQAFAAGAADPADPLCAAHLHCPPLAVATAADLAASALNPSLDSWDQAPAASELESLVTKALAAEVYGEVYAESGQTRTDSDAIVTTGGTESNQLALLLARERHGHTQLVCAENAHHSLRRATWLLGLPEPVTVPAPAGTMDPAALNEALTALKGPRGSLLVAATAGTTDAGLIDPLPDIAALCETHGARLHIDAAYGGGLLFTDRHRPKLDGLARAHTVTLDLHKLGWQPVAAGLLAVRDPHDLAALTHHADYLNADDDTEAGIPDLLGRSLRTTRRPDILKIAVTLKTLGRTGLGALVDQVCEQAAQFAELIQRHPRFELHDRPTISTVLFRPADATDDTVAAVRRTLLTEGRAVLGRARLDNRLWLKATLLNPHTGPGDLAALLKLVEGHTPR from the coding sequence ATGAGCCCGCTCGCATCAGGCCCCCAAGGCCCAGACACCCTGCGACCGTTGCTCACCACCGTCCTCGAAGCACTACAGGCAGGCGCAGCCACCCGCGACGGCCCCCTCCCCGCCGGCGGCCCCGAAGAGGTCGCCGCCCGCCTCCGCGAAGCCCTCGGCGACCCCCTCCCGAACCACGGCGACGAAGACGCCCTCCGCACCCTCGTCCAAGCCTTCGCAGCAGGCGCCGCAGACCCCGCGGACCCCCTCTGCGCCGCCCACCTCCACTGCCCACCCCTCGCCGTCGCCACCGCCGCCGACCTCGCCGCCTCCGCCCTCAACCCCTCCCTCGACTCCTGGGACCAGGCCCCCGCCGCCTCAGAACTCGAATCCCTCGTCACCAAGGCCCTCGCCGCCGAGGTCTACGGGGAGGTCTACGCGGAGTCAGGCCAAACCCGGACAGACAGCGACGCCATCGTCACCACAGGCGGCACCGAGTCCAACCAACTCGCCCTCCTCCTCGCCCGCGAACGCCACGGCCACACCCAGCTCGTCTGTGCCGAGAACGCCCACCACTCCCTCCGCCGCGCCACCTGGCTCCTCGGCCTCCCCGAACCCGTCACCGTGCCCGCCCCCGCAGGCACCATGGACCCCGCCGCACTGAACGAAGCCCTCACCGCACTCAAAGGCCCCCGCGGCTCCCTCCTGGTCGCCGCCACCGCGGGCACCACCGACGCCGGCCTCATCGACCCCCTCCCCGACATCGCCGCCCTCTGCGAAACCCACGGCGCCCGCCTCCACATCGACGCCGCCTACGGCGGAGGCCTCCTCTTCACCGACCGCCACCGCCCCAAACTCGACGGCCTCGCCCGCGCCCACACCGTCACCCTCGACCTGCACAAACTCGGCTGGCAGCCCGTCGCCGCAGGACTCCTCGCCGTACGCGACCCCCACGACCTCGCAGCCCTCACCCACCACGCCGACTACCTCAACGCAGACGACGACACCGAAGCAGGCATCCCCGACCTCCTCGGCCGCTCCCTTCGCACCACCCGACGCCCCGACATCCTCAAGATCGCCGTCACCCTCAAAACCCTCGGCCGCACCGGACTCGGCGCCCTCGTCGACCAAGTCTGCGAACAGGCCGCCCAGTTCGCCGAGCTCATCCAGCGTCACCCCCGTTTCGAGCTCCACGACCGGCCCACCATCAGCACCGTCCTGTTCCGGCCCGCCGACGCGACCGACGACACCGTCGCCGCCGTACGCCGCACGCTCCTCACCGAAGGCCGGGCCGTCCTCGGCCGCGCCCGCCTCGACAACCGCCTCTGGCTCAAAGCCACTCTGCTCAACCCGCACACCGGACCCGGCGACCTGGCCGCGCTCCTGAAACTGGTGGAAGGACACACCCCGCGATGA
- a CDS encoding lysine N(6)-hydroxylase/L-ornithine N(5)-oxygenase family protein, protein MTPPTSPTPPAHPVHHEPEAPRDLVGIGIGPSNLSLAALAHPLAELDTAFYEQRPTFEWHPGLLIEGTTLQVPFLADLVTLADPASPWTFLNYLKARDRLFPFYFAERFHIHRAEYAAYCRWVSDSLPALHFGHQVDAVRWNPERDVFEVDFTQLDSDGEAEALGRTYTKNIALGIGTAPYIPEPLRPLVEAPGVPVIHAADYLTHRERFLTAEHITVIGSGQSGAEVFLDLLRNRPAGREKIHWLARTEAFAPMEYSKLGLEHFTPDYTRYFHALPEPVRDRLVPAQWQLHKGIDADTIAAIHDELYRRTLNGGWPDTVLTPGVHVRTAGRIATTKVELHLEHAEQASRSRITTDAVILATGYRERPLDRLLAGLDPYMRRDASERPRIDDQHRLVLDPSVSGAVHVQNGERHTHGIGAPDLGLTAWRSASILNSLTGKDPYPLPSRTAFTTFGLTQQPQIPPARQQPRMLTPLAE, encoded by the coding sequence ATGACGCCCCCCACGTCACCCACACCCCCCGCACACCCCGTACACCACGAGCCCGAAGCCCCCCGCGACCTCGTCGGCATCGGCATCGGCCCCAGCAACCTCTCCCTCGCCGCCCTCGCCCACCCCCTCGCCGAACTCGACACCGCCTTCTACGAACAGCGCCCCACCTTCGAATGGCACCCCGGCCTCCTCATCGAAGGCACCACCCTCCAAGTCCCCTTCCTCGCCGACCTGGTGACCCTCGCCGACCCCGCCAGCCCCTGGACCTTCCTCAACTACCTCAAGGCCCGCGACCGCCTCTTCCCCTTCTACTTCGCCGAGCGCTTCCACATCCACCGCGCCGAATACGCCGCCTACTGCCGCTGGGTCAGCGACAGCCTCCCCGCACTCCACTTCGGCCACCAGGTCGACGCCGTCCGCTGGAACCCCGAACGCGACGTCTTCGAAGTCGACTTCACCCAACTCGACAGCGACGGCGAAGCCGAAGCCCTCGGCCGCACCTACACCAAGAACATCGCCCTCGGCATCGGCACCGCCCCCTACATCCCCGAACCCCTCCGCCCCCTCGTCGAAGCCCCCGGCGTACCCGTCATCCACGCCGCCGACTACCTCACACACCGCGAACGCTTCCTCACCGCCGAACACATCACCGTCATCGGCTCAGGACAGTCAGGCGCCGAAGTCTTCCTCGACCTCCTCAGAAACCGCCCCGCAGGCCGCGAAAAAATCCACTGGCTCGCCCGCACCGAGGCCTTCGCCCCCATGGAGTACTCAAAACTCGGGCTCGAACACTTCACACCCGACTACACGCGCTACTTCCACGCCCTGCCCGAACCCGTACGCGACCGGCTCGTCCCCGCCCAATGGCAACTCCACAAAGGCATCGACGCCGACACCATCGCCGCCATCCACGACGAGCTCTACCGCCGCACCCTGAACGGCGGCTGGCCCGACACCGTCCTCACCCCCGGCGTCCACGTCCGCACCGCCGGCCGCATCGCCACCACCAAGGTCGAACTCCACCTGGAACACGCCGAACAGGCCAGCCGCTCCCGCATCACCACCGACGCCGTCATCCTCGCCACCGGCTACCGCGAACGCCCCCTCGACCGACTCCTCGCCGGCCTCGACCCCTACATGCGCCGCGACGCCTCCGAACGCCCCCGCATCGACGACCAGCACCGCCTCGTCCTCGACCCCTCCGTCAGCGGAGCCGTCCACGTCCAGAACGGCGAACGCCACACCCACGGCATCGGCGCCCCCGACCTCGGCCTCACCGCCTGGCGCAGCGCGAGCATCCTCAACTCCCTGACAGGCAAAGACCCCTACCCACTGCCGAGCCGAACCGCCTTCACGACCTTCGGACTCACCCAGCAGCCCCAGATCCCGCCCGCCAGGCAGCAGCCACGGATGCTCACACCACTCGCCGAATAG
- a CDS encoding bifunctional UDP-sugar hydrolase/5'-nucleotidase — MPLNRRKFLKKSAVTGAGVALAGAVAAPSAEAAEAAEAAVAKGGRKPKRYSLTVMGTTDLHGHVFNWDYFKDAEYKDAAGNAQGLARISTLVNAVRKEKGRCNTLLLDAGDTIQGTPLTYYYAKVDPITAKGGPVHPMAQAMNAIGYDAVALGNHEFNYGIETLRKFEEQCRFPLLGANALDAKTLKPAFPPYFMKTFRVPGAPSVKVAVLGLTNPGIAIWDKAYVQGKLTFPGLEEQAAKWVPKLRSMGADVVVVSAHSGSSGTSSYGDQLPYVENSAALVAQQVPGIDAILVGHAHVEIPELKVTNTKTGKTVVLSEPLAYAERLSLFDFELVFEKGRWTVESVAASVRNSNSVADDPRITRLLKDEHDVVVAYVNQVVGTATQTLTTVEARYKDAPIIDLITKVQEDVVKAALVGTEYASLPVLSQASPFSRTSEIPAGDVTIRDLSSLYVYDNTLVAKLMTGAQVRAYLEYSAQYFVQTAAGAAVDVEKLTNAGNRPDYNYDYVSGLTYDIDIAQAAGSRIKNLSYNGAALDDAQQFVFAVNNYRANGGGAFPHVASAKELWAESTEIRTRIAEWVTAKGSLDPQEFASVDWKLTREGTPVF; from the coding sequence ATGCCGCTGAACCGTCGGAAGTTCCTGAAGAAGTCCGCCGTGACCGGGGCGGGGGTCGCCCTGGCCGGTGCGGTCGCGGCGCCGAGTGCGGAGGCGGCTGAGGCGGCGGAGGCTGCGGTGGCGAAGGGTGGCAGGAAGCCGAAGCGGTACTCGCTGACGGTGATGGGCACGACCGATCTGCATGGTCATGTCTTCAACTGGGACTACTTCAAGGACGCGGAGTACAAGGACGCGGCGGGCAACGCGCAGGGGCTGGCGCGGATCTCGACGCTGGTGAACGCGGTCCGCAAGGAGAAGGGGCGGTGCAACACACTCCTGCTGGACGCCGGTGACACCATCCAGGGCACGCCTCTCACGTACTACTACGCGAAGGTGGATCCGATCACGGCCAAGGGTGGGCCTGTCCACCCCATGGCTCAGGCGATGAACGCGATCGGGTACGACGCGGTGGCACTCGGCAATCACGAGTTCAATTACGGCATCGAGACGCTGCGGAAGTTCGAGGAGCAGTGCCGTTTCCCGCTGCTGGGTGCGAACGCGCTGGACGCGAAGACGTTGAAGCCGGCCTTTCCTCCGTACTTCATGAAGACGTTCCGGGTGCCGGGCGCCCCGTCGGTGAAGGTGGCCGTGCTCGGCCTCACCAACCCGGGTATCGCGATCTGGGACAAGGCTTATGTGCAGGGCAAGTTGACGTTCCCGGGTCTTGAGGAGCAGGCGGCGAAGTGGGTGCCGAAGCTGCGGTCGATGGGTGCGGACGTGGTGGTCGTGTCGGCGCACTCCGGTTCGTCGGGCACGTCCTCGTACGGTGATCAGTTGCCGTATGTGGAGAATTCGGCGGCGTTGGTGGCGCAGCAGGTGCCGGGGATCGACGCGATTCTTGTCGGGCACGCGCATGTGGAGATTCCCGAGTTGAAGGTGACGAACACGAAGACGGGGAAGACGGTCGTTCTGTCGGAGCCGTTGGCGTATGCGGAGCGGTTGTCGTTGTTCGACTTCGAGTTGGTCTTCGAGAAGGGGCGTTGGACGGTCGAGTCGGTGGCGGCGTCGGTCCGCAACTCGAACTCGGTGGCCGACGACCCGAGGATCACGAGGCTGTTGAAGGACGAGCACGACGTGGTCGTGGCGTATGTGAACCAGGTGGTGGGGACGGCGACTCAGACGCTGACGACGGTCGAGGCGCGGTACAAGGACGCCCCGATCATCGACCTGATCACGAAGGTTCAGGAGGATGTGGTCAAGGCGGCGTTGGTGGGGACGGAGTACGCGTCGTTGCCGGTGTTGTCGCAGGCGTCGCCGTTTTCGCGTACGTCGGAGATTCCGGCCGGTGATGTGACGATCCGGGATCTGTCGAGTCTGTATGTGTACGACAACACGCTGGTCGCGAAGTTGATGACGGGTGCGCAGGTGCGGGCGTATCTGGAGTACTCGGCGCAGTATTTCGTGCAGACGGCGGCGGGTGCCGCGGTCGACGTGGAGAAGCTGACGAACGCGGGCAACCGGCCGGACTACAACTACGACTACGTGTCGGGGCTGACGTACGACATCGACATCGCGCAGGCGGCGGGTTCGCGGATCAAGAACCTTTCCTACAACGGTGCGGCGCTGGACGACGCGCAGCAGTTCGTGTTCGCGGTGAACAACTACCGTGCCAATGGTGGTGGGGCGTTCCCGCATGTGGCGTCGGCGAAGGAGCTGTGGGCGGAGTCGACGGAGATCCGTACGCGGATCGCGGAGTGGGTGACGGCGAAGGGGTCGTTGGACCCGCAGGAGTTCGCTTCGGTGGACTGGAAGCTGACGCGTGAGGGGACGCCGGTCTTCTAG
- a CDS encoding SIMPL domain-containing protein, translating into MTSPSEASEETRSAVPYGTPDAPRIAVRGEAHLEVDPEIARIGITVSARGTDRRDALTDLTRRNTTALDLVKTYADAVEKLETGAFSITPELTKHGRGERIRAYHGRVHITAELTDFTALGELTTRLADLDLTRVDGPWWALRPDSPAHRQARQQAVREAVQRAREYAEALGTTLAALVELADIGAENAHPYGMETQTARMRTMAFDSSAPEAAPALDLEPERQHVYAQVNARFTMSPPVL; encoded by the coding sequence ATGACATCGCCCTCCGAAGCCTCCGAGGAAACCCGGTCCGCGGTCCCCTACGGCACACCCGACGCACCCCGCATCGCCGTCCGCGGCGAAGCCCACCTCGAAGTCGACCCCGAAATCGCCCGCATCGGCATCACCGTCAGCGCCCGCGGCACCGACCGCCGCGACGCCCTCACCGACCTGACCCGCCGCAACACCACAGCCCTCGACCTCGTCAAAACCTACGCCGACGCCGTCGAAAAACTGGAGACAGGCGCCTTCTCCATCACCCCCGAACTCACCAAACACGGCCGCGGCGAACGCATCCGCGCCTACCACGGCCGCGTCCACATCACCGCCGAACTCACCGACTTCACCGCACTCGGCGAACTCACCACCCGACTCGCCGACCTCGACCTCACCCGCGTCGACGGCCCCTGGTGGGCCCTGCGCCCCGACTCACCCGCCCACCGCCAGGCCAGGCAACAAGCGGTACGCGAAGCCGTCCAACGAGCCCGCGAATACGCCGAAGCCCTCGGCACCACACTCGCCGCCCTGGTCGAACTCGCCGACATCGGCGCCGAGAACGCCCACCCCTACGGCATGGAAACGCAGACCGCCCGCATGCGCACCATGGCATTCGACTCGTCAGCCCCCGAAGCGGCCCCCGCCCTCGACCTCGAACCCGAACGACAGCACGTCTACGCACAGGTCAACGCCCGCTTCACCATGTCACCGCCGGTGCTGTGA